A genome region from Acipenser ruthenus chromosome 29, fAciRut3.2 maternal haplotype, whole genome shotgun sequence includes the following:
- the LOC117425810 gene encoding opioid growth factor receptor-like, whose amino-acid sequence MPSEDDLDCVYEYDSTWDSLSEEDDSPDDGDQCAATGRPQKYIWNYGRSVLATVYRKQAEVCLLKPKQNQDQTAMHWDCYALGALLPSLVHCITDSFKEGFGSQSARNMRAAKDMQIYRHGYPNLQENEENANKEMCNLLFYQNACPSEPDGVTIEEFHSEWKTNYRKLVRTFLQSRDEHCSMAKLFPLREPGMNYRAYELTQKEMKAFQQSEEAKQRLVKSYKLMLGFYGIELVDEGTGEVRRANNWEERYSNLNRNSHNNLRISRILKCLGELGFEHYQAPLVKFFLTETLVNKELGSVKHSALDYFLFSIRDKKKRRELIEYAYRHYESKEQFVWCPRKIQMRFKRRNTPGEKCKEKGGGGGLSTCEVNQCEAV is encoded by the exons ATGCCTTCTGAAGACGATCTGGACTGTGTGTATGAATATGATTCGACCTGGGACTCATTGAGCGAGGAGGACGATTCTCCTGACGATGGAGATCAGTGTGCCGCTACGGGTAGACCCCAGAAATATATTTGGAACTACGGTCGCTCTGTA ttagccacagtgtataggaaacaagctgaggtgtgtctTCTCAAACCCAAGCAAAAccaggatcaaactgctatgcattgggACTGCTATGCATTGGGAgccttattgccatccctggtaCACTGTATTACAGACAGCTTTAAAGAG GGCTTTGGGTCCCAATCTGCACGAAATATGCGTGCTGCTAAAGATATGCAGATTTATCGGCACGGATATCCA AATCTGCAAGAAAATGAAGAGAATGCAAATAAGGAAATGTGTAATTTGTTGTTTTACCAGAATGCATGTCCTTCTGAGCCAGACG GGGTAACAATAGAGGAGTTTCACTCTGAATGGAAGACAAACTATAGGAAACTGGTAAGAACATTTCTTCAAAGTAGGGATGAGCATTGCAGTATGGCAAA GTTGTTTCCTTTGCGGGAGCCAGGAATGAACTACAGGGCCTATGAACTCACACAGAAGGAAATGAAG GCATTTCAGCAATCTGAGGAAGCAAAACAGAGGCTGGTCAAGTCGTACAAACTCATGCTGGGGTTCTATGGTATAGAGCTGGTGGATGAGGGGACTGGAGAAGTGAGACGAGCAAACAACTGGGAGGAAAGATACAGTAACCTGAACCG AAACTCGCACAATAACCTCCGCATATCACGCATCCTCAAGTGCTTGGGAGAGCTTGGGTTTGAACACTACCAGGCCCCACTCGTGAAGTTTTTCCTGACTGAGACCCTGGTGAACAAGGAACTGGGCAGCGTCAAGCACAGTGCTCTGGACTACTTCCTGTTCTCAATCCGAGACAAAAAGAAACGCAGGGAACTAATTGAATATGCCTACCGTCACTACGAATCCAAGGAACAATTCGTATGGTGTCCCCGGAAAATTCAGATGCGATTCAAAAGACGAAATACGCCTGGGGAGAAATGTAAGGAGAAAGGCGGTGGTGGTGGTCTTTCCACATGCGAAGTTAATCAGTGTGAGGCAGTGTGA